One genomic region from Alteromonas pelagimontana encodes:
- a CDS encoding GAF domain-containing protein: MVDIDPLTELTIKLSRQNLSEDKKNIAICTCIKKTVPQANRISLWRFEDDRQTIRCVMRHEGVPRNDVNNMVLRQAQFPAYFDTILKNELVVASDARSHPDTTDFTESYLEPNKIYSVLDFMFHQNFKPVGLLSCEAVGRPVKWGDRDIAVMKRAAGIISMFYPG; this comes from the coding sequence ATGGTTGATATCGACCCCTTAACTGAGCTCACAATCAAGTTAAGTCGTCAGAACCTTTCTGAAGATAAAAAAAATATAGCTATTTGCACCTGCATTAAAAAAACCGTTCCTCAAGCGAATCGAATAAGCTTGTGGCGATTTGAAGACGACCGCCAAACAATTCGGTGTGTCATGCGCCATGAGGGTGTGCCCCGTAACGATGTCAACAATATGGTGCTACGCCAGGCGCAATTTCCTGCCTATTTCGATACCATTTTGAAAAACGAGCTTGTAGTGGCTTCTGATGCCCGCTCCCATCCCGATACGACTGATTTTACCGAATCCTATCTGGAGCCTAATAAAATTTACTCGGTACTTGATTTTATGTTTCATCAAAACTTCAAGCCAGTGGGATTATTATCCTGTGAAGCCGTTGGACGGCCTGTAAAATGGGGCGATCGTGATATTGCCGTAATGAAACGCGCTGCGGGTATTATATCGATGTTTTACCCGGGTTAG